The DNA window CTAGAGGGTTAGCGCCTAGTACTTTCTTCACTTGCTCAACAACGCGGAAGAAGTCTGCACCCATACGGTCTAGTTTGTTTACGAAGATCAGACGAGATACTTCTGATTCGTTTGCGTAACGCCAGTTTGTTTCTGACTGAGGTTCAACACCGCCAGAACCACAGAATACACCGATACCACCGTCAAGAACTTTCAGAGAACGGTAAACTTCAACAGTGAAGTCAACGTGTCCAGGGGTGTCGATTACGTTAAAACGGTGGTCTTTCCAGAAACAGGTAGTCGCAGCAGACTGGATAGTGATACCACGCTCAGCTTCCTGTTCCATGAAGTCCATCGTTGAAGCGCCGTCATGTACTTCACCCAGACGGTGGATTTTACCAGTAAGCTTCAAGATACGCTCAGTGGTAGTGGTTTTACCCGCGTCAACGTGCGCGAAAATACCAATGTTTCTGTATTTTGATAAATCTGCCATTGTCTTACTCTGTTAATAAGGTATAAAGTGCGCGCAGAGTATATCACAATCGTTCAAGACTGATACCCTTGCATGCTATTCGTTAAGAAAAATTTTCTTCTACAACAGTAAAGCTTACCAATGCTTAGCTTGCAAAGCAGCGTGAAACTATATTTTCGCTCTCTTTACTGATGCACAGAATTTCGTTTTCTATTGTTTCTCTATTCTATTGTTTCTCTATATAGATATATAGATGTTAAAGCTCATCAAAAGCACTGATCGCATCGGCAAGTTTTTTCACCCCGTGGATCTGCATGCCCGTAATTCCCCCTTTCGGCATATTCGCCATTGGGACAATCGCTTTCTTAAAGCCATGTTTGAACGCTTCATTGAGACGCTCTTGACCACTGGGGACTGGGCGGATCTCGCCAGCCAAGCCCACTTCGCCAAAAATCACCACATCTTTTGGCAGTGGCCGATCACGAAAACTCGACAGCAGCGCCATAATCAGCGCCAAGTCAGCGCTGGTTTCACTCACCTTTACCCCACCGACCACATTAACAAAGACATCTTGGTCTGCCATTTGTAAGCCGCCGTGCTTATGTAAGACCGCCAATAATAAAGAGAGACGGTTTTGCTCAAGACCAACAGCGACCCGACGAGGATTAGCAAGCTGCGAGTAGTCCACCAGAGCTTGGATCTCGACCAGAAGCGGCCTAGTACCTTCCCAAACCACCATTACCGAACTGCCAGAGGTTGCTTCTTCTCCACGTGACAAGAAAATCGCCGATGGATTACTTACTTCTCGCAGCCCTTGCCCGGTCATCGCGAATACGCCGAGCTCATTCACCGCACCAAAGCGGTTTTTGTGGCTACGCAGGGTCCGAAAGCGGCTATCGGTATCGCCATCAAGTAGCACAGAACAGTCAATAATATGCTCTAATACTTTCGGCCCCGCTAAGGTGCCATCTTTAGTTACGTGCCCAACAATAAAGACAGCGACATTGTTTTGTTTGGCATAACGGGTTAATGCCGTCGCGGATTCACGTACTTGTGCAACACTACCGGGTGAAGATTGCACATCAGAGACGTGCATGACCTGAATCGAATCAATCACCATAATGCGTGGTCGCACTTCTTCGGCAATTTGGCAAATCTTATCCACGTTAGTCTCTGAGAGCATTTTCAAATGCTCTTTCGGCAATCCCAAACGAGAAGCTCGCATTGCAACCTGTTGTAAAGACTCTTCGCCTGTGACGTACAACGCTGGCATGTGTGCCGAGAGTGCACACATCGTTTGCAACAACAACGTCGACTTACCCGCACCTGGGCTTCCGCCAATCAAGATTGCCGCACCGGGTACGATACCACCACCCAACACGCGATCCAGCTCTTTAAAACCACTGGTAAAACGTGGGACTTCCTGCAAATCGATATCAGACAAAGTCTGTACTTTAGACTCGGTTGCACTGCCCGCATAACCTGACAAACGCTCATTACGAGCGACACTTGGAGAAGCGGCTAGCCTAACTTCAGTTATGGTATTCCAAGAGCCACAGGCGTTGCATTGCCCCTGCCAGCGAGGGAAATCCGCCCCACAGTCGTTACATACATACGCGCGTTTTGCTTTCACCATGCCGCCTCAAATTTTCCAACCTGTGATCCTGTCAGACCACAGATTCATTAAACACAGAACAAAGTGCTGTTATACTTAAGTTTATTATCACTTTGCCGATACGCTTATCAAGAACAGATACTGTAACAGAAAAGATGGAACAAGCTGAAATTCTCTCAATCGCAGAAAGGCTCATCCCGCTTTACAACGCGGAAGATTTTGATTTTGTCCTGAGTCAACTGACTGAGGGAGAACCGCCATCGGCTAAGTTATTGGTTAAGATGGAGCTTAACCGCATCATGGCGCCATGTAAGAAAAGTATCGACTTACGGGGTCGTGTACAAGGTGAATGCCGTGAATACGAGCTGGATGGTTTAAAACATTGGCTTGATGATGTCGCTTTTAATGCTTATCACAAAAACACCAAGAAATTTGGTCGTTATACCGAAGGGGTATGGGAAGCATTAAGCAATACGCGCAATAGTTTCCGTGTTTTGGGCAAAAACACGCAGCAACAGGAAGGGCTCGGGTTAACGGATCCGGCCAGCCCTTACGAAGCAGAAACAATTTATCTTGGCTACGATCTCAAAAGACAAGAAAAACGCCTGCGCGTGCAGTCACAGGTGGAAATAAAACTGGCTAAAGGCCAAGTTTTGCATGGTGTGAGCGTCGATCTCTCTAGCTCTGGTGCCAAATTCAAAGTGCCAAGTGCTTTTAGTTACAACCTCGGTGAAATTATCCAGATCTCCTTTTCCGAACTCGCCAAAACTTCGCAAGTGGCAAACATCGACAAAAAGTTGGAGTATCGCGTGCTTGCCGTCGAAGACTCTTATGAGAACGATGCGGTTAAATTTCTACGTTGTCTGCGCCTAACCGAAACCAACATCATTGCTCGTGTGATCGATGAGTCACTAAGTAATTCAGCCAAACGGACTCGCCACGACAACCAGGACAAAATCATTCGTTCAAGAACGCGGGGATACGAGCACATCTATCTGAAGCACACCTGTAACCTGCCACTGTTTTTCCAAGGAAGTGAACTTAAACTGGCGATGATGACGCCAAACAATGCGCCGATTTGGAATTACTGGCACGATGAGCGAAAACAACAAGTCTTCGGCACCTTATTTAACCCACAAAGAATGGAAATGTTGATTAAGGCTGGAGTGAAGGGAACGAGCAACGTCATCTACTCCTTCACTCATGAACATGAGAACAAGACATTCTTCTATTCGATGCTGATGCCAGAAGCGACTCGAGAACAACGACAGCTTTTTTGGCATTTAGGAGCACGTCGTTCAAGCTGGCGCGCGTTTCGCATTTCCATCTTTGAGCTTTCAGACAAAGAGAAGCAGCAGTTGGCCTCTTTCTCTTCTGAGCTCGCCGATGCGTCAACCGCCCTCACCCACTGCGGTATTTTGCAAGAAATCGCCGATGACAGTGTGGGTGATGATTACCTATTTACCGAGAAACCTCGAATCCCTGCCAGCACCTTGAATACATTCCGTCACCCACGAAAGATCGTCGGCTCGCCCAAAGGGGTTTTCTTTGACGCAAAGTCAAGACGCAAAGAACCAAGATACAGCTTTCAATCGCCCCTGCTCTTAACTAAGAGTGACGGCTTACAAGCACAGGGGAATACACTCGATTTATCCAAACGCGGGCTGAGTTTACAATTGAATGCACCTCTAGAGCTGATTGCTGGGGAGGAGGTTGAGGTTAATTACCTTGAACTGCAGCTGTATGATAAAAAACTGCCACTCGATAAAGTACCGTATCGAGTAATACGCGTCAGCCCTGATGGTCAACAAGTACAACTGGTGATTGACGAAAACAGTCAAACCATCAAAACCATCGCTTTTTTCAATAGTATTATTGAACACAACCAAGATAAGTTGATTGCTCAACAAGAGATCTTACCGAGCAATGAACTACTGGAGTCGTTGCACAGTACATTGCTCTCCAAAATGGTGAGCACACCTATTTTTATCAGTAAAAATCCATCTGGTTATCGCACCAAAGCGATTGGGGTGAATTTTCCACTTGAAAAACACTTGATGCTACTGGCAAAGCTAGGCCACAAAGAGAACTTCTCTCTCGAGCCACTCTACAAAGGCCGCTCGAATACGCTGATTGCGAATCCGACCAAAAGGATCGACGGAGCAGAACCCGTTCACCACGAGATTTATATTGCCGTTACCAAATTCGGTGACAAGATCAAAGCCGTCCAGACCAAGATGCCGATGGAATTCGACAGCGTCAAAGAGCGTATCCAATTTGTGAAAAAAGCGAAAATGTCTGGTGAGTTTTATGTGCTGAGGCTCTCCACCGCGCCGATTTTCAGCCCGATGACCTCATTGCTGCAAAAAGATCTGAACGATTTAGCCCACCTGAGTATGCACCAAGCCAGCAAACTGGAAAAAGAGCTCTCCACCTTGATGGGTTATTGTGAAATGGAAGACGTCACCGAAGAAGTACTGATTCGGCTTGAATTAAGCGATTAAAACTCATATACAACAAGGAGCGATGAATGCTCCTTGTTGTTTAGAGAATGCTCAATCGACTAAGGCTTACTTTGCCAACTGATTTTTTGCTGCCGCGCCAATACACCAGACAAAATACACACAATGCCACCTAAACCAGCAAAGCGCACCGCATTTTGTGCCTGCTTTTCTACTTTGGGTTTGGCATGATAGGCAATTCCCAGCCCAGCCGCCTGCATCATCACCAAATCATTGGCACCATCGCCGACAGCAATCGTGTTGTGCATTTCGACGTCATATTTCTCGGCAAGCTCGATGAGAATATCGGCTTTGGTTTGCGCCGAAACCACCTCGCCCAACACCTTCCCCGTCAACCGTCCGTCAATAATTTCTAGTTGGTTAGATTGGGCATGATCTAAACCCAAATTCTGCTTTAAATGATCAGAAAAATAGGTGAATCCACCTGAGGCAATCGCCGTCTTCCAACCAAACGCTTTTAAGGTGTTGATAAGCTCAGGCAAATCCGGCATTAAAGGCAACTGCGCGCGCACGCTTTCCAGAATCGACTCATCAGCGCCTTGCAACTTTCCGACACGAGCTCGCAAGCTCTGCTCAAAATCCAGCTCGCCCTGCATAGCCCGTTCGGTGACTTCAGCAACTTCATCGCCTACGCCCGCCAACTTAGCGATTTCATCAATGCATTCAATTTGAATGGCGGTGGAATCCATATCCAGAACAATCAACCCCGGTTTGGAGAGATCGGGAACATCTTGCAAATTGGCGTAATCAATTCGTAAGCCTTGCAAGATGGTTTCATGTTCTGCAGTCAGTTCGCCCGCCATCAGCGCCACCTCGTAGCGCCCGACTTTCCAAGTATCGATGATCGGGTTATACATACCGGTAAAAAAATCGATATCCTCAAAATGTCCCGGAGCCAAGTACTCCGCATACATCAGCCAGCTGGCTTTGTTTTTATCCAGTTGTGTAGCAAATCGAGTTTCTGGCAAACGAGTCAAAAGTTGGGTATGCCTTCTCAGCGGCAATGTCTTTAGCGCTTCCATGAATCTAATCCTTTGTGAACCTTGGCAAACGTTAACCTATTGCAATTTGAAAAGGCAAGCCCCAAACTGGCATTTGTTCGCGAATCAAAGTTAGTGCTAGATATGAAAGAGTCTCTTTTTTCACTGCGTAATGCCTTACGCGTTGTCGCGCTGATCATTTTAGGGGTGATGTTTTTCATCACCATCAAAAATAGCGTGGTGATCAGCAAGGGGAATGAACGCATCCAGGCGCAACAACTGGAAACCTTAACCAAAGTGTTAAGCTCTCAGGCTGCCCTTTCGGCCAGTGATATGATTGTGCAAAAAGATCAGGAACAGTTGCTCAAATTAACCAATCAGTTAGCAAAAGAACGTTTGGTCTTTGATGCCACCATTTACGACGCAGAAGGCATCCGTCTCGCTTCCAGCGAAAAAGCGCTGACGGTGCGTGAGGTGTTGGGACTGGATACGCCGCTAGCAACAGCGGGTATTGGACGCCAACAGTTGGTCGAACCCGTTTATGCCGATAACAGCATCATCGGTTTTATCCGCATCACGTTTGAGACTGGCAAAGTGACGGCAATTTCTGATCATCACTACCGTAAAAGTGACCGCTATATGTTTTTGATGATCTTGATGAGTTTCGTCGGCGGCATGCTCTTTATTCTCATCCTGCGCAAAAAGCCGCAGCCTAAAGTCGAGAAACCTGTTACTCACTCATAAAGATCCATAAAAAAGAGCCTGCGTTTTCGCAGGCTCTTTGATATTGCGTTGTAAAATCTAAAGCACTTACTCAGCATCACCTAGCAGTACAGAGTCCAACGCGATGATCATCATATCGTTGAAGGTGTTCTGACGCTCTTCCGAGGTGGTTTGCTCACCAGTTTTGATGTGGTCAGACACAGTACAAATCGTCAATGCTTTCGCGCCGTATTCTGCAGCAACGCCGTAGATACCCGCCGCTTCCATCTCCACACCCACGATGCCGTATTTATCCATCACGTCGAACATATCTGGATCTGGCGTGTAGAACAGTTCAGCTGAGAATAGGTTACCCACTTTTACATCGATACCACGCGCTTTCGCCGCTTCTTCAGCGGCTTTAACCATTTTGTAATCCGCGATAGCAGCAAAGTCATGACCTTTGAAGCGGATGCGATTCACTTTGGAATCCGTACACGCGCCCATACCGATCACCACATCACGCACTTTGATCGCTTCGCTCACTGCGCCACAGCTACCTACGCGAATGATTTTCTTCACGCCGTAGTCTTTGATAAGTTCAGTCGCATAAATAGAGCAAGATGGGATGCCCATACCATGACCCATAACCGATACTTTACGACCTTTGTAAGTACCAGTGAAACCGAACATATTACGTACATCACACACTTGAACCACGTCTTCTAGAAACGTCTCTGCGATGTATTTTGCACGTAGTGGGTCACCAGGCATCAGAACGACGTCTGCAAAATCACCCATTTCAGCATTAATATGCGGAGTTGCCATGTTTTTGTTTCCTTGTTTTTCATTCACAAAAGACTTGCTTTGTATTCGCAAAAGAATAGAGAGGCACACCTCTCTATTCAATAAGTTCCATTATAGCTCTGGATTAGAGAAAGTTTTTGCCGTAATCCATTGGCGATGTGCCAAAGTAGCTCGCCAGTGTTTGGCCAATATCCGCGAACGTTTCGCGGCGACCCAATGAGCCCGCAGGGACTTTTTGACCATAGACAAGCACTGGAATGTGCTCGCGAGTGTGGTCGGTGCCCGGCCAAGTTGGGTCGCAGCCGTGGTCGGCCGTGAGGATAAGGATGTCGTCTTCTTGCATCAATTCCATCACTTCGTGGATGCGACCATCGAAGTACTCCAGCGCGGCAGCGTAACCCGCCACATCGCGGCGGTGGCCGTAAGCAGAGTCGAAATCAACGAAGTTGGTGAAGACGATGGTGTTATCACCCGCCGCTTTAATTTGCTCAAGTGTCGCTTCAAAAAGCGCTGGAATGCCCGTCGCTTTGACTTTTTTGGTGATACCGCAGTTGGCGTAGATATCGGCAATCTTACCAATAGAGACCACTTGGCCTTGTTTTTCCTCAGCCAACTTTTGCAGAACGGTCGCTGATGGCGGCTCAACAGAAAGATCGCGACGATTACCGGTACGCTCAAACTGACCTTTACCCGGGCCAATGAACGGACGCGCAATCACACGACCGATGTTGTAGTCTGCTAGCTCTTCACGAGCGATTTGGCAAAGCTCAAGTAGGCGTTCTAGACCGAATGTCTCTTCGTGACAGGCGATTTGGAATACCGAGTCCGCAGAGGTGTAAAAAATTGGCTTGCCCGTTCTCATGTGCTCCTCACCAAGGTCATCAAGCACTTGTGTACCTGACGCATGGCAGTTGCCGAGGAAACCATCAATGCCAGCACGGGCAAGAATGCGATCAGTCAGCTCTTTCGGGAAGCTGTTTGCTTTGTCAGTGAAGTAACCCCATTCAAACAAAACAGGGACGCCAGCAATTTCCCAGTGACCAGACGGTGTGTCTTTACCAGAAGAAAGCTCCGCGGCATGGCCGTACGCGCCAATAATCTCCGCATTGGCATCCAAACCTGGAGCAAAACGACCAGTTGACTCTTTGTGCGCCATTGCCAAGCCCAGTTTGGACAGATTTGGCAGACGAAGAGCCCCTTGACGCTTGTCATTGTTTGCCAAGCCTTGCTCACACTGGTCCGCAATATGGCCCAGTGTATCGGCCCCCACATCGCCAAACTGCTCGGCATCCGCCGTTGCACCAATACCAAAAGAATCCAGTACTAAAATAA is part of the Vibrio cidicii genome and encodes:
- the deoD gene encoding purine-nucleoside phosphorylase, with product MATPHINAEMGDFADVVLMPGDPLRAKYIAETFLEDVVQVCDVRNMFGFTGTYKGRKVSVMGHGMGIPSCSIYATELIKDYGVKKIIRVGSCGAVSEAIKVRDVVIGMGACTDSKVNRIRFKGHDFAAIADYKMVKAAEEAAKARGIDVKVGNLFSAELFYTPDPDMFDVMDKYGIVGVEMEAAGIYGVAAEYGAKALTICTVSDHIKTGEQTTSEERQNTFNDMMIIALDSVLLGDAE
- the radA gene encoding DNA repair protein RadA — its product is MVKAKRAYVCNDCGADFPRWQGQCNACGSWNTITEVRLAASPSVARNERLSGYAGSATESKVQTLSDIDLQEVPRFTSGFKELDRVLGGGIVPGAAILIGGSPGAGKSTLLLQTMCALSAHMPALYVTGEESLQQVAMRASRLGLPKEHLKMLSETNVDKICQIAEEVRPRIMVIDSIQVMHVSDVQSSPGSVAQVRESATALTRYAKQNNVAVFIVGHVTKDGTLAGPKVLEHIIDCSVLLDGDTDSRFRTLRSHKNRFGAVNELGVFAMTGQGLREVSNPSAIFLSRGEEATSGSSVMVVWEGTRPLLVEIQALVDYSQLANPRRVAVGLEQNRLSLLLAVLHKHGGLQMADQDVFVNVVGGVKVSETSADLALIMALLSSFRDRPLPKDVVIFGEVGLAGEIRPVPSGQERLNEAFKHGFKKAIVPMANMPKGGITGMQIHGVKKLADAISAFDEL
- the serB gene encoding phosphoserine phosphatase, whose amino-acid sequence is MEALKTLPLRRHTQLLTRLPETRFATQLDKNKASWLMYAEYLAPGHFEDIDFFTGMYNPIIDTWKVGRYEVALMAGELTAEHETILQGLRIDYANLQDVPDLSKPGLIVLDMDSTAIQIECIDEIAKLAGVGDEVAEVTERAMQGELDFEQSLRARVGKLQGADESILESVRAQLPLMPDLPELINTLKAFGWKTAIASGGFTYFSDHLKQNLGLDHAQSNQLEIIDGRLTGKVLGEVVSAQTKADILIELAEKYDVEMHNTIAVGDGANDLVMMQAAGLGIAYHAKPKVEKQAQNAVRFAGLGGIVCILSGVLARQQKISWQSKP
- a CDS encoding phosphopentomutase, producing MKRAFILVLDSFGIGATADAEQFGDVGADTLGHIADQCEQGLANNDKRQGALRLPNLSKLGLAMAHKESTGRFAPGLDANAEIIGAYGHAAELSSGKDTPSGHWEIAGVPVLFEWGYFTDKANSFPKELTDRILARAGIDGFLGNCHASGTQVLDDLGEEHMRTGKPIFYTSADSVFQIACHEETFGLERLLELCQIAREELADYNIGRVIARPFIGPGKGQFERTGNRRDLSVEPPSATVLQKLAEEKQGQVVSIGKIADIYANCGITKKVKATGIPALFEATLEQIKAAGDNTIVFTNFVDFDSAYGHRRDVAGYAAALEYFDGRIHEVMELMQEDDILILTADHGCDPTWPGTDHTREHIPVLVYGQKVPAGSLGRRETFADIGQTLASYFGTSPMDYGKNFL
- a CDS encoding PilZ domain-containing protein — protein: MEQAEILSIAERLIPLYNAEDFDFVLSQLTEGEPPSAKLLVKMELNRIMAPCKKSIDLRGRVQGECREYELDGLKHWLDDVAFNAYHKNTKKFGRYTEGVWEALSNTRNSFRVLGKNTQQQEGLGLTDPASPYEAETIYLGYDLKRQEKRLRVQSQVEIKLAKGQVLHGVSVDLSSSGAKFKVPSAFSYNLGEIIQISFSELAKTSQVANIDKKLEYRVLAVEDSYENDAVKFLRCLRLTETNIIARVIDESLSNSAKRTRHDNQDKIIRSRTRGYEHIYLKHTCNLPLFFQGSELKLAMMTPNNAPIWNYWHDERKQQVFGTLFNPQRMEMLIKAGVKGTSNVIYSFTHEHENKTFFYSMLMPEATREQRQLFWHLGARRSSWRAFRISIFELSDKEKQQLASFSSELADASTALTHCGILQEIADDSVGDDYLFTEKPRIPASTLNTFRHPRKIVGSPKGVFFDAKSRRKEPRYSFQSPLLLTKSDGLQAQGNTLDLSKRGLSLQLNAPLELIAGEEVEVNYLELQLYDKKLPLDKVPYRVIRVSPDGQQVQLVIDENSQTIKTIAFFNSIIEHNQDKLIAQQEILPSNELLESLHSTLLSKMVSTPIFISKNPSGYRTKAIGVNFPLEKHLMLLAKLGHKENFSLEPLYKGRSNTLIANPTKRIDGAEPVHHEIYIAVTKFGDKIKAVQTKMPMEFDSVKERIQFVKKAKMSGEFYVLRLSTAPIFSPMTSLLQKDLNDLAHLSMHQASKLEKELSTLMGYCEMEDVTEEVLIRLELSD
- a CDS encoding YtjB family periplasmic protein, producing MKESLFSLRNALRVVALIILGVMFFITIKNSVVISKGNERIQAQQLETLTKVLSSQAALSASDMIVQKDQEQLLKLTNQLAKERLVFDATIYDAEGIRLASSEKALTVREVLGLDTPLATAGIGRQQLVEPVYADNSIIGFIRITFETGKVTAISDHHYRKSDRYMFLMILMSFVGGMLFILILRKKPQPKVEKPVTHS